Proteins from one Nitrobacteraceae bacterium AZCC 2146 genomic window:
- a CDS encoding AcrR family transcriptional regulator (product_source=COG1309; cath_funfam=1.10.10.60; cog=COG1309; ko=KO:K22041; pfam=PF00440; smart=SM00384; superfamily=46689,48498) yields the protein MVQNKKRPAAKAGAPAEPKRRGRPRAYEPEVALGQALALFRKDGFAATSLDDLSAATGMNRPSLYGAFGDKRELYIKAYQRYREDYGATVAEIFKTDLPIRERLRQIYDAALDIYLLGGEGPRGCFTVMTVASDAIVDPEIRAMVLEGFQDLDKAFAWCFRTAVEKGELPKSVDIAVLAQMASATLYSLAIRARAGIPRKQLEAIVKGAVELLCGSKAG from the coding sequence ATGGTACAAAATAAGAAGCGACCTGCGGCGAAAGCCGGTGCCCCGGCTGAACCAAAACGTCGCGGCCGGCCCCGCGCCTATGAGCCGGAGGTCGCGCTGGGCCAGGCGCTGGCGCTGTTCCGCAAGGATGGCTTTGCCGCGACGTCGCTTGATGATCTCAGCGCCGCCACCGGGATGAACCGCCCGAGTCTGTACGGCGCGTTCGGCGACAAGCGCGAGCTCTACATCAAGGCCTACCAGCGCTACCGCGAAGACTACGGCGCAACGGTGGCCGAGATCTTCAAGACCGACCTGCCGATCCGCGAACGGCTGCGGCAAATCTACGATGCCGCGCTCGATATCTATCTGCTGGGCGGCGAGGGGCCGCGCGGCTGTTTCACCGTGATGACGGTGGCGTCGGATGCGATTGTCGATCCCGAGATTCGCGCCATGGTGCTGGAAGGATTTCAGGATCTCGACAAGGCGTTTGCGTGGTGTTTCCGGACCGCGGTGGAGAAAGGCGAGTTACCGAAGTCGGTCGATATCGCGGTTCTCGCGCAAATGGCGTCCGCAACGTTGTACTCCCTCGCCATCCGCGCCCGCGCCGGCATCCCGCGCAAGCAGCTGGAGGCGATCGTGAAGGGTGCCGTGGAGCTGCTGTGCGGCTCGAAGGCTGGCTAG
- a CDS encoding glutathione S-transferase (product_source=KO:K00799; cath_funfam=1.20.1050.10,3.40.30.10; cog=COG0625; ko=KO:K00799; pfam=PF00043,PF13417; superfamily=47616,52833) produces the protein MDLYFSPLACSMATRIVLDEAGGAATFFEVDPKTKRVLNDDSDFRAVNPLGLVPTLRTDDGTVLTENAAILQYVADRFPDSVIAAGSGIERSRLQQWLCFIGTELHKALFVPLLDRKAPAEMKAWALEKGLSRLDYLEKHLQGREFLLERFSVADAYLVTVINWTMATPPIDLAKWPAIKAYYERHRARPSVAKAIAEEFKLYQAEVARHKAAA, from the coding sequence ATGGATCTATATTTTTCGCCGCTGGCCTGCTCGATGGCCACCCGCATCGTGCTCGATGAAGCCGGCGGTGCGGCGACGTTCTTCGAGGTCGATCCCAAAACCAAACGCGTATTGAACGACGATTCGGATTTTCGCGCCGTCAATCCGCTCGGACTGGTGCCGACACTGCGCACCGACGATGGTACGGTGCTCACCGAGAACGCCGCGATCCTGCAATATGTCGCCGATCGCTTTCCCGACTCTGTGATCGCTGCGGGCTCCGGCATCGAGCGCAGCCGGCTGCAGCAATGGCTGTGCTTCATCGGTACCGAATTGCACAAGGCGCTGTTCGTGCCGCTGCTCGACCGCAAGGCTCCGGCGGAGATGAAGGCCTGGGCGCTGGAGAAGGGACTATCGCGGCTGGACTACCTGGAGAAGCATCTGCAGGGCCGCGAATTCCTGCTGGAGCGCTTCAGCGTCGCCGACGCCTATCTGGTCACGGTGATCAACTGGACCATGGCGACACCGCCGATCGATCTGGCGAAGTGGCCAGCGATCAAGGCCTATTACGAGCGCCACCGCGCCCGCCCGAGCGTGGCGAAGGCAATCGCCGAGGAGTTCAAATTATATCAGGCGGAAGTGGCGCGGCACAAAGCGGCGGCGTGA
- a CDS encoding TetR/AcrR family transcriptional repressor of lmrAB and yxaGH operons (product_source=KO:K18939; cath_funfam=1.10.10.60; cog=COG1309; ko=KO:K18939; pfam=PF00440; superfamily=46689,48498) has translation MKKTVSERADILPVLGEVFRAHGYEGATLALISEATGLGKGSLYHFFPGGKQQMASEVLAEIDAWFEVNIFAPLRSAEDPARAIVAMLKGTEDYFRSGRRVCLVGVFALGAARDSFAAQVNDYFARWGDALALLLGRSGLSSSVARQRSEDAMLSIQGALVLARARDDAKIFSRAITELKTRLLAP, from the coding sequence ATGAAAAAGACTGTCTCCGAACGTGCGGATATCTTGCCGGTTCTCGGCGAGGTCTTCCGCGCGCATGGATACGAGGGCGCGACGCTGGCGCTGATCTCCGAGGCGACCGGGCTCGGCAAGGGCAGCCTGTATCACTTCTTTCCCGGCGGCAAACAGCAGATGGCCAGCGAGGTCCTGGCCGAGATCGATGCCTGGTTCGAGGTCAATATCTTTGCGCCGCTGCGCAGCGCCGAGGATCCCGCGCGTGCGATTGTCGCCATGCTGAAGGGCACCGAGGACTATTTCCGCTCGGGCCGCCGCGTCTGCCTGGTCGGGGTGTTTGCGCTTGGCGCCGCGCGCGACAGCTTTGCCGCGCAGGTCAATGATTACTTCGCACGCTGGGGCGACGCGCTGGCGCTGCTGCTCGGGCGGTCGGGATTGAGCAGCAGCGTGGCACGGCAGCGATCCGAAGACGCGATGCTCAGCATTCAGGGCGCGCTGGTGCTGGCACGGGCGCGTGACGATGCCAAAATCTTCAGCCGCGCGATCACTGAACTGAAGACACGGTTGCTGGCGCCCTAG
- a CDS encoding nuclear transport factor 2 (NTF2) superfamily protein (product_source=COG3558; cog=COG3558; ko=KO:K09958; pfam=PF07080; superfamily=54427), whose protein sequence is MKVMSRPPLPPFTRETAAQKARMAEDAWNSRDPVKVSLAYTEDSRWRNRSEFLEGRPAIVAFLTRKWQKEHEYRLIKDLWAFDRQFIAVRFQYEWHDDAGQWFRSYGNEQWEFDDAGLMRRREASINDVAIKESERRFHWAAPGPRPADVPGLGESPF, encoded by the coding sequence ATGAAAGTCATGTCGCGTCCGCCGCTGCCGCCGTTCACCCGTGAAACCGCCGCCCAGAAGGCCCGCATGGCGGAGGATGCGTGGAATTCGCGCGACCCGGTCAAAGTCTCGCTGGCCTATACCGAGGACAGCCGTTGGCGCAATCGCTCTGAATTCCTTGAAGGCCGCCCTGCGATCGTCGCGTTCCTCACCCGCAAATGGCAGAAGGAACACGAGTACCGCCTGATCAAGGATCTCTGGGCATTCGATCGCCAGTTCATCGCGGTGCGCTTCCAGTACGAGTGGCACGACGATGCCGGGCAGTGGTTCCGCTCCTACGGCAACGAACAATGGGAATTCGACGATGCCGGTCTGATGCGCCGCCGCGAGGCCAGCATCAACGATGTCGCCATCAAGGAGAGCGAGCGCCGTTTTCACTGGGCGGCGCCGGGCCCGCGGCCGGCGGATGTTCCGGGACTGGGCGAAAGCCCGTTCTGA
- a CDS encoding acyl-CoA thioester hydrolase (product_source=KO:K07107; cath_funfam=3.10.129.10; cog=COG0824; ko=KO:K07107; pfam=PF03061; superfamily=54637; tigrfam=TIGR02799) yields MTTHLDGAIADGLHRMLVRVYYEDTDFSGIVYHANYLRFMERGRTNYLRLLGADQHALFAEAASEAPGFAFVVRSMQLEFLKPARMDDLLEIITRPIDVKGASIMLGQEVRRGDLLLLQAKVKVAFVSGGQAKPIPKALRIAMKADQA; encoded by the coding sequence ATGACCACCCATCTCGACGGCGCCATCGCCGACGGCCTGCATCGCATGCTGGTCCGGGTCTATTACGAAGACACCGATTTTTCCGGCATCGTCTATCATGCCAACTATTTGCGCTTCATGGAGCGCGGCCGGACCAACTATCTGCGGCTGCTCGGTGCCGACCAGCACGCGCTGTTCGCCGAGGCTGCCAGCGAGGCGCCGGGCTTCGCGTTCGTGGTGCGCTCGATGCAGCTCGAATTTCTCAAGCCGGCGCGGATGGATGACCTGCTGGAGATCATCACAAGACCGATCGACGTGAAGGGCGCCTCCATCATGCTCGGCCAGGAAGTGCGCCGTGGCGATCTGCTGCTGCTGCAAGCCAAGGTGAAAGTCGCGTTCGTCTCCGGCGGACAAGCCAAGCCGATCCCGAAGGCGCTGCGGATCGCGATGAAAGCGGATCAGGCGTGA
- a CDS encoding putative nucleic acid-binding protein (product_source=COG1487; cog=COG1487; pfam=PF01850; superfamily=88723): MILPDTSVWIDHFRGGEKTLAGLLHREDLLLHPFVIGELALGYLPRLPDILASLQIQLQAPIVEPDEILSFIRMHRLAGSGIGYVDVHLLASISSITNARLWTFDKRLHAVANKLAIAAYP; this comes from the coding sequence ATGATCCTCCCGGATACGTCGGTCTGGATCGACCACTTTCGCGGCGGTGAGAAGACGCTGGCGGGCCTCCTTCATCGCGAGGATCTGTTGTTGCATCCCTTCGTGATCGGTGAACTGGCGCTTGGTTATTTACCGAGGCTGCCCGATATCCTCGCGAGCCTGCAGATTCAATTGCAAGCACCTATCGTCGAGCCTGACGAAATACTCTCATTCATCAGGATGCATCGGCTGGCCGGCAGTGGTATCGGTTATGTAGACGTCCATCTGCTTGCGTCGATCAGCTCCATAACGAATGCGAGGCTCTGGACGTTCGACAAGCGTCTGCATGCAGTCGCGAACAAGCTTGCAATTGCGGCGTATCCCTAA
- a CDS encoding Arc/MetJ family transcription regulator (product_source=COG5450; cog=COG5450; pfam=PF09957; smart=SM00567; superfamily=47598) produces the protein MNTTVVVDGELLNKAREYSSLQENSELVQEALRVFIRREAARRLAELGGTMPDAEAPPRRRWDP, from the coding sequence ATGAATACAACCGTCGTTGTAGATGGTGAGTTGCTCAATAAGGCGCGCGAATACAGCAGCCTGCAGGAGAACTCGGAGCTCGTTCAAGAAGCCTTGAGGGTTTTCATTCGTCGTGAAGCAGCCCGTCGACTCGCTGAGCTCGGCGGCACAATGCCAGACGCCGAGGCGCCACCGCGGCGCCGATGGGATCCATGA
- a CDS encoding Holliday junction DNA helicase RuvB (product_source=KO:K03551; cath_funfam=1.10.10.10,1.10.8.60,3.40.50.300; cog=COG2255; ko=KO:K03551; pfam=PF05491,PF05496,PF17864; smart=SM00382; superfamily=46785,52540; tigrfam=TIGR00635) gives MAAYRQNDMNPPSRLITPERRSDDVGDTALRPQLLSEFVGQQQARANLQIFIDAARKRGEALDHVLFVGPPGLGKTTLAQIVARELGVGFRATSGPVIAKAGDLAALLTNLEERDVLFIDEIHRLSPAVEEVLYPAMEDFQLDLIIGEGPAARSVKIELAKFTLVGATTRAGLLTNPLRDRFGIPVRLNFYTVAELEKIVTRGARVLEIGMTADGANEIARRARGTPRIAGRLLRRVRDFASAADASAIDRAIADHALSALEVDSAGLDAMDRRYLTTIAMNYGGGPVGVETMAAALSEPRDAIEDIIEPFLIQCGYLQRTPRGRLLTSHAFKHLGLNEPSRDASQIGLFGGDGEE, from the coding sequence ATGGCCGCCTACCGGCAAAATGACATGAATCCGCCCTCCCGCCTGATCACCCCCGAGCGCCGCTCCGACGATGTCGGCGACACCGCGCTGCGGCCGCAGCTGTTGTCCGAATTCGTCGGCCAGCAGCAGGCCCGCGCCAATCTGCAGATCTTCATCGACGCCGCCCGCAAGCGCGGCGAGGCGCTGGATCACGTGCTGTTCGTTGGGCCCCCCGGCCTCGGCAAGACCACGCTGGCGCAGATCGTGGCGCGCGAACTTGGTGTCGGCTTTCGCGCCACATCAGGCCCGGTGATCGCCAAGGCCGGCGATCTCGCCGCACTTCTCACCAATCTCGAAGAGCGCGACGTGCTGTTCATCGACGAGATCCATCGTCTCAGTCCCGCGGTGGAGGAAGTGCTCTATCCGGCGATGGAGGACTTTCAGCTCGACCTGATCATCGGCGAAGGCCCGGCAGCGCGCTCAGTGAAGATCGAACTGGCGAAGTTCACCTTGGTCGGCGCGACGACCCGCGCGGGCCTGCTGACCAATCCGCTGCGCGACCGTTTCGGCATTCCTGTTCGCCTGAATTTCTACACCGTCGCCGAGCTGGAAAAGATCGTCACCCGTGGCGCCCGCGTGCTGGAGATCGGCATGACTGCGGACGGCGCCAACGAGATCGCTCGCCGCGCCCGCGGCACGCCGCGCATCGCCGGGCGGCTGTTGCGCCGGGTCCGCGACTTCGCCTCGGCCGCCGATGCCTCCGCGATCGACCGCGCCATCGCCGACCACGCGTTGAGCGCGCTGGAAGTCGACAGCGCCGGCCTCGACGCCATGGACCGCCGCTATCTCACCACCATCGCGATGAATTACGGCGGCGGCCCGGTCGGCGTCGAAACCATGGCCGCGGCGCTGTCGGAGCCGCGCGACGCCATCGAGGACATCATCGAGCCGTTCCTGATCCAGTGCGGCTACCTGCAACGCACCCCGCGCGGACGGCTGCTGACCTCGCACGCCTTCAAGCACCTCGGCCTCAACGAGCCGTCGCGCGATGCGAGCCAGATCGGGCTGTTCGGAGGGGACGGGGAGGAGTAG
- a CDS encoding hypothetical protein (product_source=Hypo-rule applied; smart=SM00989; transmembrane_helix_parts=Outside_1_38,TMhelix_39_61,Inside_62_67,TMhelix_68_90,Outside_91_93,TMhelix_94_116,Inside_117_120,TMhelix_121_138,Outside_139_147,TMhelix_148_165,Inside_166_190) gives MSGEISAPEVSPDLSNPNGDEPHRRHHPFFYIGGSFLNAVVFAAVGPLVGGPIFAAIGLVMTPHSNSLQAGSISGFLTGLLGYFYLFFITVPVSYYFSASAAFATGVIVAVLSIWLTYSRYLYLGAAIAGGIVSILQVSRSPKLDEDPVSFYAAAIAGALAAIVCTRVAKSFRLGVAAGTEPADGRLPAK, from the coding sequence GTGAGCGGCGAGATATCAGCGCCGGAAGTAAGCCCGGACCTATCGAACCCGAATGGCGATGAACCGCATCGGCGGCATCACCCGTTTTTCTACATTGGTGGGTCGTTCTTGAATGCCGTCGTATTCGCCGCCGTGGGCCCACTCGTCGGAGGGCCGATCTTCGCAGCGATAGGATTGGTCATGACGCCTCATTCAAATTCTTTGCAGGCAGGCTCAATTTCCGGATTTTTGACAGGACTGCTTGGGTACTTCTACCTTTTTTTCATTACGGTGCCCGTCAGTTATTATTTTTCTGCCTCAGCAGCTTTTGCAACCGGGGTAATCGTTGCGGTTCTCTCCATCTGGTTGACCTATAGTCGCTACCTGTATTTGGGAGCTGCAATAGCCGGAGGAATCGTATCCATCCTGCAAGTTTCCAGATCTCCGAAATTAGATGAAGACCCTGTTTCATTCTATGCTGCGGCAATTGCCGGCGCGCTGGCAGCCATAGTGTGCACGCGTGTCGCCAAATCTTTCCGTCTCGGTGTTGCAGCAGGAACAGAACCGGCCGATGGCCGCCTACCGGCAAAATGA
- a CDS encoding Holliday junction DNA helicase RuvA (product_source=KO:K03550; cath_funfam=1.10.150.20,1.10.8.10,2.40.50.140; cog=COG0632; ko=KO:K03550; pfam=PF01330,PF07499,PF14520; smart=SM00278; superfamily=46929,47781,50249; tigrfam=TIGR00084), which translates to MIGKLKGLIDSYGEDYVILDVQGVGYQVHCSARTLQALPAPGDAAVLSIETYVREDAIKLFGFRSDGEREWFRLLQTVQGVGAKVALAVLSTLPPADLANAIALRDKAAVARTPGVGPKVAERIVSELKDKAPAFASADPALVHLSGAIDDHSAPRPVSDAISALVNLGYGAPQAAAAIAGASRIAGEGAETAQLIRLGLKELAK; encoded by the coding sequence GTGATCGGCAAACTGAAAGGCCTGATCGATAGCTACGGCGAGGACTACGTCATCCTCGACGTGCAGGGCGTCGGCTATCAGGTGCATTGCTCGGCGCGCACACTGCAGGCGCTGCCGGCGCCGGGCGACGCCGCCGTGCTGTCGATCGAGACCTATGTCCGCGAGGACGCGATCAAACTGTTCGGCTTCCGCAGCGATGGGGAACGCGAATGGTTTCGTCTCTTGCAGACCGTGCAGGGCGTCGGCGCCAAGGTCGCGCTCGCGGTGCTGAGCACGCTGCCGCCGGCCGATCTCGCCAATGCAATTGCGCTGCGCGACAAGGCCGCGGTGGCGCGCACGCCGGGTGTTGGCCCGAAGGTCGCCGAGCGCATCGTCAGCGAATTGAAGGACAAGGCGCCGGCCTTCGCGTCGGCCGATCCCGCGCTGGTGCATCTGTCGGGCGCGATCGATGACCACAGCGCACCGCGCCCTGTTTCGGACGCGATCTCCGCCCTGGTCAATCTCGGCTACGGCGCCCCGCAAGCCGCCGCCGCCATCGCCGGTGCCTCGCGCATTGCGGGCGAGGGCGCCGAGACCGCGCAACTGATCCGGCTGGGGCTGAAGGAACTGGCGAAGTGA
- a CDS encoding crossover junction endodeoxyribonuclease RuvC (product_source=KO:K01159; cath_funfam=3.30.420.10; cog=COG0817; ko=KO:K01159; pfam=PF02075; superfamily=53098; tigrfam=TIGR00228), whose protein sequence is MTNMPIRSPVRILGIDPGLRRTGWGVIEIDGNRLIYIGCGSVEPPESLPLASRLLGIHEGLAKVMGDFQPAECAVEQTFVNKDGVATLKLGQARGIAMMTPAMFGIAVAEYAPNQVKKTVVGAGHADKNQIQMMLKILLPKAEPKSADAADALAIAITHAHHRQSTLLRLKVVGA, encoded by the coding sequence ATGACAAACATGCCGATTCGCTCCCCCGTTCGCATCCTGGGCATCGATCCGGGCCTGCGCCGCACCGGCTGGGGCGTGATCGAGATCGACGGCAACCGGCTGATCTATATCGGCTGCGGCTCGGTCGAACCGCCGGAAAGCCTGCCGCTGGCGAGTCGCCTGCTCGGCATCCATGAGGGCCTCGCCAAGGTGATGGGCGATTTCCAGCCGGCCGAATGCGCGGTCGAGCAGACCTTCGTCAACAAGGACGGCGTCGCCACGCTGAAGCTGGGGCAGGCGAGGGGCATCGCCATGATGACGCCGGCGATGTTCGGCATCGCCGTGGCCGAATATGCCCCCAACCAGGTCAAGAAGACCGTGGTGGGCGCAGGCCATGCCGACAAGAACCAGATCCAGATGATGCTGAAGATCCTGCTGCCGAAGGCCGAGCCGAAGTCAGCCGACGCCGCCGACGCGCTGGCCATCGCCATCACCCACGCCCATCACCGCCAGAGCACGCTGCTGCGGCTCAAGGTTGTTGGCGCGTGA
- a CDS encoding YebC/PmpR family DNA-binding regulatory protein (product_source=TIGR01033; cath_funfam=1.10.10.200,3.30.70.980; cog=COG0217; pfam=PF01709; superfamily=75625; tigrfam=TIGR01033), which yields MAGHSQFKNIMHRKGRQDAQKSKLFSKLAREITVAAKLGTPDPSMNARLRAAVIAARQENMPRDNIERAIKKAIGSEGENYDEIRYEGYGPGGVAVIVQALTDNRNRAASDIRSYFTKSGGNLGETGSVSFMFDHVGIIEYDAVKASADDMLDAAIEAGADDVVSSENGHEVYASKETFREVAKALEAKFGEARKSELTWKPQNTVPVDDETGEKLLKLIDLLNEHDDVQNVYANFEVSDALIAKMGG from the coding sequence ATGGCCGGACATTCCCAATTCAAGAACATCATGCACCGCAAGGGCCGGCAGGATGCCCAGAAGTCGAAGCTGTTCAGTAAGCTGGCGCGTGAAATCACCGTCGCTGCCAAGCTCGGCACGCCCGATCCCTCGATGAACGCGCGGCTGCGCGCGGCTGTCATCGCGGCCCGCCAGGAAAACATGCCGAGAGACAATATCGAGCGCGCCATCAAGAAGGCGATCGGCAGCGAGGGCGAGAACTATGACGAGATCCGCTACGAGGGCTATGGCCCCGGCGGCGTCGCCGTGATCGTCCAGGCGCTCACCGACAATCGCAACCGCGCAGCCTCCGACATCCGCTCCTATTTCACCAAATCCGGCGGCAATCTCGGCGAGACCGGCTCGGTGTCCTTCATGTTCGACCACGTCGGCATCATCGAATACGACGCCGTCAAGGCGTCTGCCGACGACATGCTGGACGCCGCCATCGAGGCCGGCGCCGACGATGTCGTCTCCAGCGAGAACGGCCACGAGGTCTACGCCTCCAAGGAGACCTTTCGCGAGGTCGCCAAGGCGCTGGAGGCCAAATTCGGCGAAGCCCGCAAGTCCGAACTGACCTGGAAGCCGCAAAACACTGTGCCGGTGGACGACGAGACCGGCGAAAAGCTGCTGAAGCTGATCGATCTGCTCAACGAGCACGACGATGTCCAGAACGTCTACGCCAATTTCGAAGTCTCGGACGCGCTGATTGCGAAGATGGGCGGGTAG
- a CDS encoding methyl-accepting chemotaxis protein (product_source=KO:K03406; cath_funfam=1.10.287.950; cog=COG0207; ko=KO:K03406; pfam=PF00015; smart=SM00283; superfamily=141371,58104) — MAFGLFHKRPPEPAAPDMAPVAVTVAEVPAPEADSAREILELLELELGALIRQLERAASSVAGGAESTATTLSTIRARTDALADRTSAAQSTATTFSQAADKFTHSAEGIGAQVRNASKLADEAGAAAHEASVNVDRLRESSAAIGNVVNLIAQIARQTTMLALNATIEAARAGSAGRGFAVVATEVKALAVQTQDATQEIETKIDALQKDAASSVDAVHRISTAIEAIRPVFANVNGAVAEQNATTSDMSSNAASASQFIVSVGDSAAEIDSAAKEAAAHGESVAQAGQAVTMFASKLKTRCAVLLRQGEREDERKRERLPCHLKIEIQTRGGKLAAPVYEISMDGILIGGPDAASLPRNEIIAADLTDIGACRLRVTEHSKAGARASFVVPSAKLVSRIEDRLWAIHDENTEFVTRAIDAGVALTKIFADALASGAISIDDMFDENYVEIAGSNPLQHRTRILNWADRALPEFQDAFLAKDSRMAFSAMIDRNGYLPVHNSIYSKPQRPGDVAWNTAHSRNRRIFNDPAGLAAGRNTRSYLIQSYARDMGGGQTVMMREIDVPVRVQGRHWGGFRTAYKL, encoded by the coding sequence ATGGCCTTCGGATTGTTTCACAAGCGGCCGCCGGAACCGGCTGCGCCGGACATGGCACCTGTGGCGGTTACCGTGGCCGAAGTGCCGGCGCCGGAGGCCGATTCGGCGCGCGAGATTCTCGAACTGCTGGAACTGGAACTCGGCGCGCTGATCCGGCAACTGGAGCGCGCAGCCAGTTCCGTCGCCGGCGGCGCCGAGTCCACCGCGACCACCCTCTCCACCATCCGCGCCCGCACCGATGCCCTGGCCGATCGCACCAGCGCGGCGCAATCCACCGCCACCACCTTCTCGCAGGCGGCCGACAAGTTCACCCATTCCGCCGAAGGCATCGGCGCCCAGGTCCGCAACGCCAGCAAACTGGCGGACGAGGCCGGCGCTGCGGCCCATGAGGCCAGCGTCAATGTCGATCGTCTCCGGGAATCCTCCGCAGCGATCGGCAATGTCGTCAACCTGATCGCGCAGATCGCGCGGCAGACCACGATGCTGGCGCTGAACGCCACCATCGAGGCGGCACGCGCCGGCTCGGCGGGCCGCGGCTTTGCGGTGGTCGCCACCGAGGTGAAGGCGCTGGCGGTGCAGACCCAGGATGCCACCCAGGAGATCGAGACCAAGATCGACGCGCTGCAGAAGGACGCAGCCAGTTCGGTCGATGCCGTGCACCGGATTTCCACGGCGATCGAAGCGATCCGTCCGGTGTTCGCCAACGTCAACGGTGCGGTGGCCGAGCAGAACGCCACCACCAGCGACATGTCCAGCAATGCCGCCTCGGCGTCGCAGTTCATCGTCTCGGTCGGCGACAGCGCCGCGGAGATCGACAGCGCGGCAAAGGAAGCCGCGGCGCACGGCGAGAGCGTCGCGCAGGCTGGCCAGGCGGTGACGATGTTCGCCTCCAAGCTGAAGACGCGCTGCGCGGTGTTGCTGCGCCAAGGCGAGCGCGAAGACGAGCGCAAGCGCGAGCGGCTGCCGTGTCATTTGAAGATCGAAATTCAGACCCGCGGCGGCAAGCTCGCCGCACCAGTCTATGAGATTTCCATGGACGGAATCTTGATCGGCGGGCCGGACGCAGCGTCGCTGCCGCGAAATGAAATTATCGCCGCCGACCTCACCGACATCGGCGCGTGCCGGCTGCGCGTGACGGAGCATTCGAAAGCCGGCGCGCGGGCAAGCTTCGTCGTGCCGAGTGCGAAACTGGTCAGCCGGATCGAAGACCGCCTTTGGGCGATCCACGACGAGAACACCGAATTCGTCACCCGCGCGATCGATGCCGGCGTCGCGCTGACGAAGATATTTGCCGATGCCCTCGCCTCCGGCGCTATCAGCATCGACGACATGTTCGACGAAAATTACGTGGAGATCGCTGGCTCCAACCCGCTGCAGCATCGCACCAGGATTTTGAACTGGGCGGATCGTGCGCTGCCGGAATTCCAGGATGCGTTTCTGGCGAAGGATTCGCGGATGGCGTTCTCCGCCATGATCGACCGCAACGGCTATCTGCCGGTGCATAACAGCATCTATTCAAAGCCGCAGCGGCCAGGCGACGTCGCCTGGAACACGGCCCACAGCCGCAACCGCCGCATCTTCAACGATCCCGCAGGCCTCGCCGCCGGCCGCAACACCCGCTCCTATCTGATCCAGAGCTACGCCCGCGACATGGGCGGCGGCCAGACCGTGATGATGCGCGAGATCGACGTTCCCGTGCGCGTGCAGGGAAGGCACTGGGGCGGGTTTCGGACGGCATATAAACTATAG
- a CDS encoding hypothetical protein (product_source=Hypo-rule applied; superfamily=55797; transmembrane_helix_parts=Inside_1_74,TMhelix_75_97,Outside_98_99), whose translation MKSHRLPFENRWTNGERAWEWNCELERLGLMNVRAMFADHETHHPGRRAVIFDIPTGFVRDWLAFHDRRTARQQFLWRTTVIALVLVAATAAVLGVLRA comes from the coding sequence ATGAAATCGCACAGGCTTCCCTTCGAGAACCGGTGGACCAACGGCGAGCGCGCATGGGAGTGGAATTGCGAGCTTGAGCGGTTGGGATTGATGAACGTACGGGCGATGTTCGCCGATCACGAAACCCATCATCCCGGCAGGCGCGCTGTCATATTTGATATTCCGACCGGATTCGTCCGGGACTGGCTTGCGTTCCATGACCGGCGCACGGCACGTCAGCAGTTTCTTTGGCGGACGACGGTGATTGCGCTGGTCCTTGTTGCTGCAACCGCCGCCGTGCTGGGCGTGCTGCGCGCGTGA